In one window of Mobiluncus massiliensis DNA:
- the modA gene encoding molybdate ABC transporter substrate-binding protein, with amino-acid sequence MKTLARLGAGLAIMALAATGLTACAQDNANTANSEPSETAEAKMIQVFAAASLKASFSELGESFQKENPDITVKFNFDGSSSLFDQMQGGAKADVFASADEKNMKKATDAGLNAGEPSIFVNNTLTLAVPKGNPAGVTGLDDSLTGKKLVICAEGVPCGNAYRELAQKIGFTGQAVSEETSVKDVMGKVVSGEADAGVVYKTDALAEEDSVDTIDIPSSETVVNAYPIVVTKMAAENGNDAAAKAFVDYVLSDAAQKVFAKYGFMSPAK; translated from the coding sequence ATGAAAACACTCGCGCGTCTCGGCGCAGGCTTGGCTATCATGGCCCTGGCCGCCACCGGCCTCACCGCTTGTGCACAGGACAACGCCAACACCGCGAACTCAGAACCGAGCGAAACGGCTGAGGCCAAGATGATTCAGGTATTCGCCGCCGCCTCCCTCAAGGCTAGTTTCTCTGAGCTGGGCGAATCTTTCCAGAAGGAAAACCCCGACATTACCGTAAAGTTCAACTTCGACGGCTCCTCCTCCCTATTTGATCAGATGCAAGGCGGCGCCAAAGCTGACGTGTTCGCCTCCGCTGACGAAAAGAACATGAAGAAAGCGACCGACGCAGGTCTGAACGCCGGCGAACCGAGCATTTTTGTGAACAATACCCTGACCTTGGCAGTGCCGAAAGGCAACCCGGCTGGGGTCACCGGCCTTGACGACTCCCTCACCGGCAAGAAGCTAGTGATTTGCGCAGAGGGGGTTCCCTGCGGCAACGCCTACCGGGAACTGGCGCAAAAGATTGGTTTCACCGGTCAGGCTGTATCCGAAGAGACTTCGGTGAAGGACGTGATGGGTAAGGTCGTCAGCGGCGAGGCTGACGCGGGCGTGGTATACAAGACTGACGCCCTGGCTGAAGAGGACTCGGTGGACACCATCGATATTCCGAGCTCTGAAACAGTGGTCAATGCCTACCCGATTGTGGTCACCAAGATGGCCGCCGAAAATGGCAACGACGCGGCCGCGAAAGCGTTCGTGGACTACGTGTTGTCCGATGCGGCACAAAAGGTCTTTGCCAAGTACGGGTTCATGAGCCCCGCTAAGTAA
- a CDS encoding TOBE domain-containing protein — MSQLRIKDAANLLGVSDDTLRRWIDAGHLSAGTDGAGRKVVDGAELAVLAQDKAKDFGDADSTGFISARNHFRGLVTKVVSDTVMSQVELQCGPFRVVSLISTESVKELGLVPGAVATARVKATNVVIDAS, encoded by the coding sequence ATGTCTCAGTTACGGATTAAGGACGCAGCAAATTTGCTGGGTGTTAGCGATGATACGCTACGCCGCTGGATAGACGCCGGTCATCTCAGCGCCGGAACCGACGGTGCGGGACGCAAAGTCGTAGACGGAGCTGAACTGGCGGTACTAGCTCAAGACAAAGCCAAAGATTTTGGTGACGCGGATTCCACGGGTTTCATTTCAGCCCGCAACCATTTCCGCGGCCTGGTCACCAAAGTCGTTTCCGACACAGTCATGAGCCAGGTTGAACTGCAATGCGGTCCTTTCCGCGTGGTGTCCCTCATCTCCACCGAGTCGGTGAAAGAACTCGGACTGGTGCCCGGCGCGGTCGCTACCGCCCGGGTCAAAGCCACGAACGTCGTAATTGATGCATCTTAG
- a CDS encoding DUF6457 domain-containing protein encodes MAEEKRKDDPEKMAKMAAWLQAASQELKLPEGTIAPVQEELLNLISDVAHGPSRPGAPLTAFLVGFAAGGDIAQAGENVAKLRALVAKYPAN; translated from the coding sequence ATGGCAGAAGAAAAACGCAAAGACGATCCGGAAAAAATGGCAAAAATGGCGGCATGGCTGCAAGCCGCTAGCCAGGAACTCAAGCTACCGGAAGGGACTATTGCCCCCGTCCAAGAGGAACTATTGAACCTCATCAGCGATGTCGCGCACGGGCCGTCCCGTCCGGGAGCACCGCTGACGGCTTTCCTGGTCGGGTTTGCCGCGGGTGGAGACATTGCGCAAGCGGGCGAAAATGTGGCAAAACTTCGTGCCTTAGTAGCAAAGTACCCCGCAAACTAA
- the moaA gene encoding GTP 3',8-cyclase MoaA has translation MTETLTRVNRVGQAAGLASPWALPLRDSWGRTATDLRLSVTDRCDLRCSYCLPREGVKWVSRQELLDSSEILRLAGIAIHRLGITQVRLTGGEPLLRPDLLEIAAGITQTFAAAGRDPQVALTTNARSLAPLASALRAAGVQRINISLDTLDPARFAEITGRDELASALEGIDAALSAGFQPVKLNTVMLDQASLREAPDLLRFCLKRGIEWRAIEYMPFGPHTVRVGSAEQLDFSKLRPALEREFRLSPVRENVDFHAPATRFQVFDLAGTKRLGTMGLISSVSAPFCADCNRTRLSPTGLVRPCLFSNLSCDLGAVLRGGASDDELAQAWAAVTWEKPSGHGLGQQDFQSPTIPMAQIGG, from the coding sequence TTGACTGAGACGCTGACACGAGTCAATCGTGTGGGACAGGCCGCTGGGCTCGCGTCTCCCTGGGCTCTGCCGCTGCGAGACAGCTGGGGACGAACCGCGACAGACTTGCGCTTGTCGGTGACCGATCGTTGTGATTTGCGCTGTTCGTATTGCCTGCCGCGTGAGGGCGTCAAGTGGGTGTCGCGTCAGGAGCTGTTAGATTCCTCAGAAATTTTACGTTTGGCCGGGATAGCGATTCACCGCCTGGGAATCACTCAGGTTCGCCTGACCGGCGGGGAGCCGCTGTTGCGGCCGGATTTGCTAGAGATTGCAGCGGGGATTACCCAGACGTTTGCGGCCGCGGGGCGTGACCCCCAGGTGGCTCTCACCACGAACGCCCGCAGTTTGGCGCCGCTGGCTTCGGCCCTGCGTGCGGCGGGAGTTCAGCGCATCAACATTTCTCTAGATACCCTCGACCCTGCCCGTTTTGCAGAAATTACCGGGCGCGATGAACTCGCCTCGGCTTTGGAGGGTATTGACGCCGCGCTCTCCGCAGGTTTCCAGCCGGTGAAACTGAACACGGTGATGTTGGACCAGGCCAGTCTGCGCGAGGCTCCGGATTTGCTGCGGTTTTGCCTGAAGCGGGGTATCGAGTGGCGCGCTATTGAATATATGCCCTTCGGCCCGCACACGGTCCGGGTCGGTTCCGCTGAGCAACTGGATTTTTCTAAACTGCGCCCGGCTTTGGAACGCGAATTTCGTTTGTCCCCGGTGCGTGAAAATGTTGATTTTCATGCTCCGGCAACCCGTTTTCAGGTGTTTGACTTAGCGGGCACAAAGCGCCTGGGCACGATGGGGTTGATTTCTTCGGTATCCGCGCCTTTCTGTGCAGACTGTAATCGGACCCGGCTTTCCCCGACCGGACTGGTGCGTCCCTGCCTGTTCTCCAACTTGAGCTGTGACCTGGGGGCGGTGTTGCGTGGCGGTGCTAGTGATGACGAACTGGCGCAGGCTTGGGCGGCGGTAACCTGGGAAAAGCCTTCTGGGCACGGCTTGGGTCAGCAGGACTTTCAATCTCCAACGATTCCAATGGCTCAGATTGGGGGGTAA
- a CDS encoding MoaD/ThiS family protein has product MRFFAAAADAAGTDTATAQVARDVSVADAAAQAGGDGRELNQVLSISSYLVGGLRESGQKRLADLDDLTDLTIDVLPPFAGG; this is encoded by the coding sequence GTGCGTTTTTTCGCGGCGGCCGCGGATGCGGCGGGTACCGATACGGCGACGGCACAAGTGGCGCGGGACGTGAGCGTGGCTGATGCGGCGGCTCAGGCGGGAGGAGATGGCCGCGAATTGAATCAGGTGCTTTCCATTTCGTCATACCTGGTGGGGGGTCTGCGCGAATCTGGCCAGAAACGCCTCGCGGACCTCGATGACCTCACCGACCTCACCATCGATGTCTTGCCGCCTTTCGCCGGTGGCTAG